Genomic window (Jeotgalibaca ciconiae):
AAATTTCCTATTTTTTCATAGGCCAAGGCGGACTTGTCCGCTTTTCTAATTTAACATTTTGTCATCTGCCCAATCAATGAAGGCGTCCGTGTTCGCCCATTTGGGGCGTCTGCCACAGTTCAGTCGTTTCTTTTCATAGAAGGCCTGTCCTGCATCAGCGTCATAAACAGAATAGTAGGTGTCATACACTTTTCCATTTTGCGTTTGGCGTTTTAACTGGGTGATGGTTCCGCGATCAATCTCATTGTTTATGGTTTGCGGAACACGTCCCAGCACTTTGGCAACCTGACGGTTGGAATAGCCTTCCTTTTTCAGGATAGCGATTTGGCAACGTTCTGAGTAGGAAAGATGTTTTCCCTTGCGTGAAACTGTGTTATCATGGGTTTGCGTCATGTGAATTCATCCTTGTCTATTGAGAGTTGTGGTAACTTCAATATAACATGGAATTCACGTGGCGTTTTTGTATTTCAAATGGCTAAGTTCATTATAAAATCCGCCTTTAGAAGCTTCTAAATGGGGTTGGCAAGTAGACCCAGTTGGTTTGAGAATCGTATTAAACGACTTCTATGACCGCTATCAATTACCACTATTTATTGTAGAAAATGGCTTGGGAGCGAAAGATCAACTAGTTGAAGGTCCAGACGGTGAATTGACAGTAGAAGACGATTACCGTATCAAGTATCTGAATGATCATTTGCTGCAAGTGGGAGAAGCAATCGAAGACGGTGTAGAAGTAATGGGATACACATCTTGGGGATGTATTGACTTAGTAAGTGCGTCAACTGCTGAAATGAGTAAACGTTACGGATATATTTATGTAGATCGTCATGATGATGGTACAGGAACGTTAAATCGTTACAAGAAAAAATCATTTAATTGGTATAAAGAAGTCATTGAAACAAATGGTGAAAGTCTAAAAAATAACTAAAATAGAAGTATCTTACTCAGTTAAAATTAAAAAAAGTTTGAATCACTTGCATTGTGTGAAAATCTAAGGTATACTTTGTTTATGTTTTTGTAAGGTAAAGAAAGTTATGTCGTGAACATTCCGATCGTACCATTTGCAATAACAATAATAAATTGTGCAAGATGCACGAGGAGGAATTTTTCATGGAAAATGGAACAGTAAAATGGTTTAACTCAGAAAAAGGATTTGGATTTATCGAACGTGAAGCAGGAGACGACGTATTCGTACACTTCTCAGCTATCAACACTGACGGATTCAAAACTTTAGAAGAAGGTCAAGCAGTATCTTTCGACATCGTTGATGGAAACCGTG
Coding sequences:
- a CDS encoding cold-shock protein, encoding MENGTVKWFNSEKGFGFIEREAGDDVFVHFSAINTDGFKTLEEGQAVSFDIVDGNRGPQAANVEKI